A genomic window from Phycisphaerales bacterium AB-hyl4 includes:
- a CDS encoding TolC family protein: MLRPTRATVIVGTLTTLALIVPACQSPKPWDIDEQVGYDYSTAPRATVDMAPDALEDADEPIVPDSDEPLTLSVEQAVFLTLQNNRALRIQQYEPQIAGQFEQIERSRFDPLLYTDLVYSRARTQQLSPEIGATFDTEREAVGADVGIRQRLPTGTELGAELSHDWLRSDRTPDDQHEARVGVSLTQALLRGRGRESNLAAIRQARLDTLASEYELRGFAEALVADLEVTYWSYVLARREIEIFDSSLEVAQQQQRETERRVEVGVLAETELAAARSEVALRREELINARNNAEVLRLQLLRLMNPGKPQWERQIDPIEEPTIIDVELDDVNDHVQLALRQRADLNEARLRLEQRRLDLVRTADGLLPRLDLFVTLGKTGFASAFGRAWEDLDGRGYDLAVGGQFEYALGNRAARADDRIARFSRQQASEAVGNVAELVQLDVRTAWLEVQRAREQIAATIATRELREETLRAEQEKFRVGTTTALLVAQAQRDLLESQIAEVRAVVTYRQALIDLYRLEGSLLLRRGVEAPGAQPRAFNGE; encoded by the coding sequence TTGCTGCGCCCCACGCGCGCCACCGTCATCGTCGGCACACTTACCACGCTTGCCTTGATCGTCCCCGCCTGCCAGTCGCCCAAGCCTTGGGACATCGACGAGCAGGTTGGCTACGACTACTCCACCGCTCCGCGCGCCACGGTTGACATGGCCCCCGACGCGTTGGAGGACGCCGACGAGCCGATCGTGCCGGATAGCGATGAACCGCTGACGCTCTCCGTCGAGCAGGCCGTCTTCCTCACATTGCAGAACAATCGCGCTTTGCGCATCCAGCAGTACGAGCCGCAGATCGCCGGCCAGTTCGAGCAGATCGAACGCTCCCGCTTCGACCCGCTGCTCTATACCGACCTCGTCTACAGCCGGGCTCGCACGCAACAACTCTCGCCCGAGATCGGCGCGACTTTCGATACGGAGCGCGAAGCCGTCGGCGCGGACGTGGGCATCCGCCAACGGCTGCCCACCGGCACGGAACTCGGGGCAGAACTCTCCCACGACTGGCTTAGAAGCGACCGCACACCCGACGATCAACACGAAGCCCGCGTCGGCGTATCGCTCACCCAGGCCCTGCTGCGCGGCCGGGGGCGCGAGTCCAACCTCGCCGCCATCCGCCAGGCTCGCCTCGACACGCTCGCGTCCGAGTATGAGTTGCGCGGCTTCGCCGAGGCGCTCGTCGCTGACCTGGAAGTCACCTATTGGAGCTATGTGCTCGCCCGCCGCGAGATCGAAATTTTCGACAGCTCGCTCGAAGTCGCCCAGCAGCAGCAGCGCGAAACCGAGCGGCGCGTCGAAGTCGGCGTGCTGGCGGAGACGGAACTCGCCGCAGCGCGATCCGAAGTCGCACTGCGACGCGAAGAGCTCATCAACGCGCGCAACAACGCCGAGGTGCTCCGCCTGCAACTGCTTCGCCTGATGAATCCCGGCAAGCCGCAGTGGGAACGCCAGATCGACCCGATCGAAGAGCCCACCATCATCGACGTGGAGCTGGACGACGTGAACGACCACGTACAGCTCGCGCTGCGCCAGCGGGCGGACCTCAACGAAGCCCGCCTTCGACTTGAGCAGCGTCGGCTCGACCTCGTCCGCACGGCCGACGGCCTGCTGCCTCGGCTGGACCTGTTCGTCACACTGGGCAAGACCGGCTTCGCCAGCGCGTTCGGCCGAGCGTGGGAAGACCTTGACGGCCGCGGCTACGACCTCGCCGTCGGCGGCCAGTTCGAATATGCCCTGGGCAACCGCGCCGCTCGCGCCGACGACCGCATCGCCCGCTTCAGCCGACAGCAGGCGTCCGAAGCGGTGGGCAACGTGGCCGAGCTTGTGCAGCTTGATGTCCGCACTGCCTGGCTGGAAGTGCAGCGCGCCCGCGAGCAGATCGCCGCCACCATCGCGACGCGCGAGCTGCGTGAAGAAACGTTGCGAGCCGAGCAGGAAAAGTTCCGCGTCGGCACGACGACGGCGTTGCTCGTCGCGCAAGCCCAGCGCGATTTGCTGGAAAGCCAGATCGCCGAAGTGCGAGCCGTGGTGACCTATCGGCAAGCGTTGATTGACTTGTATCGTTTGGAAGGTTCGCTGCTGTTGCGGCGTGGCGTGGAAGCGCCGGGCGCTCAGCCGCGCGCGTTCAACGGTGAGTGA
- a CDS encoding Tat pathway signal protein, with amino-acid sequence MSKTNQQIQWGYLIHLGYNMWEDRESPNRPDRRIAKPYLRCDKPLWDELTQRFAEVGGSLLVIDLGEAVRYESHPELACKHAWSPAKLKREIKRLQKLGLEVIPKLNFSAAHDTWLGPYHRCVSTDTYYAVCRDLIEEVCNIFDQPRLFHLGMDEETFKHQRDFAFAVVRQHELWWHDLHFLAEQVERQHVRPWVWSDYYWHHPEAFLKNMPKSVLQSNWYYNVRFNKRRPAVGAYLDLEAHGYDQIPTGSNANHAENLELTARYLKRRIHADRLHGFLQTPWKPTLPEFRDHHLEAIEKVADAMKVF; translated from the coding sequence ATGAGCAAAACGAATCAGCAGATCCAATGGGGCTACCTCATCCACCTCGGCTACAACATGTGGGAGGATCGCGAGTCGCCGAATCGCCCGGACCGCCGCATTGCCAAGCCTTACCTGCGCTGTGACAAGCCGCTCTGGGATGAACTGACGCAGCGATTCGCCGAAGTCGGCGGGAGCTTGCTCGTCATCGATCTGGGCGAAGCGGTTCGATACGAAAGTCATCCCGAGCTCGCCTGCAAACATGCCTGGAGCCCGGCAAAGCTGAAGCGGGAAATCAAGCGGTTGCAAAAACTGGGGCTGGAGGTGATTCCCAAGCTCAACTTTTCAGCGGCGCACGACACATGGCTCGGGCCTTACCATCGCTGCGTGTCGACGGACACCTACTACGCGGTCTGCCGTGATCTGATCGAAGAGGTGTGCAACATCTTCGATCAGCCGCGCCTTTTTCACCTGGGCATGGACGAAGAAACGTTCAAACATCAGCGTGACTTCGCGTTCGCGGTCGTTCGTCAGCATGAACTGTGGTGGCATGACCTGCATTTTCTGGCCGAGCAGGTCGAACGGCAGCACGTTCGGCCGTGGGTCTGGTCCGATTACTACTGGCATCACCCGGAAGCATTCCTCAAGAACATGCCCAAGTCCGTGCTGCAAAGCAACTGGTACTACAACGTCAGGTTCAACAAACGACGACCAGCGGTGGGGGCCTACCTCGACCTGGAAGCGCATGGGTACGATCAGATACCGACCGGCTCAAACGCCAATCACGCAGAGAATCTCGAACTGACAGCCAGGTATTTGAAGCGTCGCATTCACGCGGATCGCCTTCACGGATTTCTCCAGACGCCGTGGAAGCCGACGCTCCCCGAGTTTCGCGACCATCACCTCGAAGCCATAGAAAAGGTCGCCGACGCCATGAAAGTGTTTTGA
- a CDS encoding efflux RND transporter permease subunit has translation MRITNLSVGRPIFTIMVVLIVLILGVVSLTRLPIDLMPELTYPTLTVATNYENAAPEEMEELVTRPIEEAVAAVPGVEELTSISAEGQSQVRVTFTWGTNLDEASNDIRDRLDRIINRLPDDADRPQLRKFDAAQFPILLLGASSRLDPIELRQLIDNQLKQRIERIPGVAALDVWGGLEREIQVNLDPDKIRALDLPLDVVVQGIRDANINVPAGTIERGRFDVTLRTPGEFTSLDELRGTTILEREGQPIYLGQVANVLDTHQRQTRFIRINGEPGVRLAVRKQSGTNTVQVANEVLRELNRVNNDFPQVNLVPVINTATYIERAITNVGRTILIGGTLALFVLLFFLRNIRSTLVIGTAIPISIIATFTLLYFNGFTLNLMTLGGLALGVGMMVDSSIVVLENIYRLREEGLDAKQAAVQGTEQVTPAIVASTITTLVIFLPLVFVEGIAGVMFLQFAYVVAFALICSLLVALTLVPMLAARLLKAPPRPRPRNLDSAALEMSMPQPAVAMQSGIGNRLFAVSGAMFDRIEASYKELLTNVLRWRLVTLLVVGLVFAGAIWLVPYVGTEFMPETDEGEVRVNVEAETGTRVELVDQIMHRVEAIVAAEVADEVENMVVNVGASGWRPSARSRGDIQMSLVPDRERTRSSEQVAADLRPLLSDIPGVEIRTRASQGIASRLMSRGGGDGDSLAIEVRGFELSTLAALADEVQRALEGVPGITDVRLSREAGSPQQLFRIDRTRAADLGLSVNRIARTLETAVAGTRAADYREAGYEYPIRVRLDNVEQMDIDEILNLTVMNRRDEQVALRNVVELAGGEGPTQIERKDQQRLVQVNANIADRDLGSVVRDIRESLRDIPVPRNYEVIIAGDYEDQQEAFSELGLSLILALMLVYMVMACLYESLRDPVVVMFAVPLALIGVVIMLLLTNTTFNVQSFIGIIMLGGIVVNNAILIVDQATRLRRDEHQPTREAVSEAGRRRLRPILMTTCTTALGLTPLALGLGEGADAQAPMARAVVGGLLSASLITLVVIPVLYSYFHRDPAPHQATPA, from the coding sequence ATGCGTATTACGAATCTCAGCGTCGGCCGACCGATTTTCACGATCATGGTGGTGTTGATCGTGCTCATCCTCGGCGTGGTCTCGCTCACTCGGCTGCCGATCGACCTGATGCCGGAGCTGACGTATCCCACGCTCACTGTCGCGACGAACTACGAAAACGCTGCGCCGGAAGAGATGGAAGAACTCGTCACCCGGCCGATCGAGGAAGCCGTCGCCGCGGTGCCGGGCGTGGAAGAGCTCACGTCCATCTCGGCGGAGGGGCAAAGCCAGGTGCGCGTGACCTTCACCTGGGGCACGAACCTCGACGAAGCAAGCAACGACATTCGCGATCGACTCGACCGCATCATCAACCGCTTGCCCGACGACGCGGACCGCCCGCAGCTACGCAAGTTCGACGCGGCGCAGTTTCCGATTCTCCTGCTCGGTGCATCGAGTCGGCTTGACCCGATCGAGCTTCGGCAACTGATCGACAATCAGCTCAAGCAGCGAATCGAGCGCATCCCCGGCGTCGCGGCGCTGGATGTCTGGGGCGGTCTGGAACGCGAGATTCAGGTCAACCTCGACCCGGACAAGATTCGCGCGCTGGACCTGCCGCTGGATGTGGTGGTGCAAGGCATTCGCGACGCGAACATCAACGTGCCCGCGGGCACGATCGAGCGCGGCCGATTCGACGTCACCCTGCGCACGCCAGGCGAGTTCACCAGCCTCGACGAACTGCGCGGCACGACCATCCTCGAACGCGAAGGCCAACCGATCTACCTCGGCCAGGTCGCCAACGTCCTCGACACGCATCAACGGCAGACGCGCTTCATCCGCATCAACGGCGAGCCCGGCGTCCGCCTCGCGGTACGCAAACAGTCGGGCACGAACACGGTGCAGGTCGCCAACGAAGTGTTGCGTGAGTTGAATCGCGTCAACAACGACTTCCCGCAGGTCAACCTCGTGCCGGTGATCAACACGGCCACGTACATTGAGCGGGCCATCACCAACGTCGGTCGAACGATTCTCATCGGCGGCACGCTCGCGCTGTTCGTGTTGCTGTTTTTCCTGCGAAACATCCGCAGCACGCTGGTGATCGGCACCGCCATCCCCATCTCCATCATCGCGACGTTCACGTTGCTTTACTTCAACGGCTTTACGCTCAACCTCATGACGCTCGGCGGCCTCGCGCTGGGCGTGGGCATGATGGTCGACAGCTCCATTGTCGTGTTGGAAAACATCTACCGCCTGCGCGAAGAAGGCCTCGACGCGAAACAAGCCGCGGTCCAGGGCACGGAGCAGGTCACGCCTGCCATCGTCGCGAGCACGATCACGACGCTGGTGATCTTCCTGCCGCTGGTGTTTGTCGAAGGCATCGCGGGGGTGATGTTCCTTCAGTTCGCGTACGTGGTCGCGTTCGCGCTGATCTGTTCGCTGCTGGTGGCGTTGACGCTCGTGCCCATGCTCGCGGCAAGACTACTCAAAGCGCCTCCGCGCCCAAGGCCACGGAACTTAGATTCCGCTGCCTTGGAAATGAGCATGCCCCAGCCGGCGGTCGCGATGCAGTCGGGGATCGGCAATCGTCTGTTCGCGGTCAGTGGCGCGATGTTCGATCGCATCGAAGCAAGCTACAAAGAGTTGCTGACCAACGTGCTTCGCTGGCGGCTGGTTACGCTGCTGGTGGTGGGGCTCGTGTTCGCCGGGGCGATCTGGCTCGTGCCTTACGTGGGCACGGAGTTCATGCCCGAGACCGACGAAGGCGAAGTGCGCGTCAACGTTGAGGCGGAGACAGGCACGCGCGTCGAGCTGGTGGATCAGATCATGCACCGGGTCGAGGCGATCGTCGCGGCGGAGGTTGCCGACGAGGTGGAGAACATGGTGGTGAACGTTGGCGCGTCGGGCTGGCGGCCGTCGGCGCGATCGCGTGGCGATATTCAGATGTCACTCGTGCCTGATCGCGAGCGCACGCGTTCGAGCGAGCAGGTGGCCGCTGACCTTCGGCCGCTGCTGTCGGATATCCCCGGCGTTGAGATCCGCACGCGCGCCAGCCAGGGCATCGCGTCCCGCCTCATGTCGCGCGGCGGTGGTGACGGCGACAGCCTCGCGATCGAGGTACGCGGCTTTGAGTTGTCGACGCTCGCAGCGCTGGCCGACGAAGTGCAGCGTGCGTTGGAAGGTGTGCCCGGCATTACGGACGTCCGCCTTTCGCGCGAGGCCGGCTCGCCGCAGCAGCTTTTCCGCATCGACCGCACACGCGCCGCCGACCTCGGCCTGTCGGTCAACCGCATCGCCCGCACGCTGGAAACCGCCGTCGCCGGCACGCGTGCTGCCGACTATCGCGAAGCGGGCTATGAGTACCCGATTCGCGTTCGCCTTGACAATGTTGAGCAGATGGACATCGACGAAATCCTCAACCTCACCGTGATGAACCGACGCGATGAACAGGTCGCGCTGCGCAACGTCGTCGAACTCGCCGGCGGCGAAGGCCCGACGCAGATCGAACGCAAAGATCAGCAACGCCTCGTTCAGGTCAACGCCAACATCGCCGACCGCGACCTCGGCTCCGTTGTCCGCGACATCCGCGAAAGCCTGCGTGACATTCCCGTGCCGCGCAACTACGAAGTCATCATCGCCGGCGACTATGAAGATCAACAGGAAGCCTTCAGCGAACTGGGGCTGAGCCTCATCCTCGCGCTGATGTTGGTGTATATGGTCATGGCCTGCCTGTACGAGTCGCTGCGCGATCCGGTGGTGGTCATGTTCGCCGTGCCGCTCGCGCTGATCGGCGTGGTGATCATGCTCCTGCTGACTAACACGACGTTCAACGTGCAGAGCTTCATCGGCATCATCATGCTCGGCGGCATCGTGGTGAACAACGCCATCCTCATCGTCGACCAGGCCACCCGCCTGCGACGCGACGAGCACCAGCCCACGCGTGAGGCCGTCAGCGAGGCCGGCCGACGACGGCTGCGACCCATCCTCATGACCACATGCACTACCGCACTCGGCCTCACACCGCTGGCGCTGGGCCTCGGCGAAGGCGCCGACGCACAGGCGCCCATGGCGCGGGCTGTCGTCGGCGGGCTCTTGAGCGCCTCTTTGATTACACTGGTCGTCATTCCGGTGCTCTACAGCTACTTCCATCGCGACCCCGCTCCCCACCAGGCTACGCCCGCATGA
- a CDS encoding FkbM family methyltransferase: MKTIRRVITSGRHFLKECMYGSLACAGSWDAMRLALLLRMSPKHGDHDARRSPWKLRLRGYDHPLWLRPHTSDALVAREVLFQGEYDGIRQCELPDSARILDLGSNIGLSVCYWDYLFEQCDVIAVEPDDHSRTLLERNCQSMIEADRLHVVSAFISHEAGWAAIERPGRAWSYRMGETSQAQVDDKTIPTVTVPSLLEEADWDVVDLLKCDIEGGEVGLFQSAGDWVSRIRHMFVETHPPYTNEDLYADLRRAGYVFDVLHDESKLTNGVCLLRQR, translated from the coding sequence ATGAAAACGATTCGACGGGTCATCACAAGCGGGCGACATTTTCTGAAGGAGTGCATGTATGGCTCGTTGGCGTGCGCCGGGTCGTGGGACGCCATGCGGTTGGCCCTGCTGTTGCGGATGTCGCCGAAGCATGGGGATCATGACGCGCGGCGTTCCCCGTGGAAGTTGCGGCTTCGCGGGTATGATCACCCGCTCTGGCTTCGGCCGCACACGAGTGATGCGCTGGTGGCCCGTGAAGTACTGTTCCAGGGAGAATACGATGGGATTCGGCAATGCGAACTGCCCGATTCGGCACGAATTCTCGATCTGGGCAGCAACATCGGCTTGTCGGTGTGTTACTGGGATTACCTGTTCGAGCAATGCGATGTTATTGCCGTGGAGCCCGACGATCACAGCCGGACGCTTTTGGAGCGGAACTGCCAGAGCATGATTGAAGCTGATCGACTTCATGTCGTTAGCGCCTTCATTAGCCATGAAGCGGGGTGGGCGGCGATCGAGCGGCCCGGCCGGGCGTGGAGCTATCGCATGGGCGAAACCAGCCAGGCGCAGGTTGATGACAAAACGATCCCTACCGTCACCGTGCCTTCATTACTTGAGGAGGCGGACTGGGATGTCGTTGATCTGCTCAAGTGCGACATCGAGGGAGGAGAAGTAGGACTGTTCCAGTCGGCTGGCGACTGGGTGAGCCGGATTCGACACATGTTCGTCGAAACGCACCCGCCCTACACGAATGAAGATCTGTACGCGGATCTGCGCCGGGCAGGCTACGTGTTCGATGTGCTGCACGACGAAAGCAAACTCACCAACGGCGTGTGCCTGCTGCGGCAACGGTGA
- a CDS encoding glutamate synthase subunit beta, producing the protein MGKPTGFLEYERQPMRSRSPEVRINDFYEIYARGDEHVLKEQGARCMDCGIPFCQSEPGCPIDNLIPEWNDLVYHGQWREAYERLAKTNNFPEFTGRICPAPCEDACVLGITEPPVTIKSIECTIIDKAFEEGWVTPTPPESRTGKTVAVVGSGPAGLAAADQLNKAGHTVTVFERDDRIGGLLMYGVPNMKLDKTIVQRRVNLLEAEGVIFKPNSNVGEDIPAQQLIDEFDAVLLACGALKPRDLELPGRELEGVQFAMPYLTAATKSLLNSNFADGQYTNAEGKDVIVIGGGDTGTDCIGTALRHNCNSLLNITRREREPDERDDKHPWPGPTGTFFIDYGHAEAAARFERDPREYGILPKAFVDDGNGKVKAMRVSTLKWSTDPKTGRKVSEEVEDSERDLPAQLVLLAIGFTGHDTPKLVQQFGVTETKWSTVDAPYANYRTNVDKVFAAGDMRRGASLIVWAIAEGRGAARAIDQQLMGHSDLPAPDMADDQLLSSAG; encoded by the coding sequence GTGGGTAAGCCAACCGGATTTCTCGAATACGAACGTCAGCCGATGCGATCGCGCTCGCCTGAAGTGCGCATCAACGACTTCTACGAAATCTACGCGCGCGGCGACGAGCACGTGCTCAAAGAACAGGGCGCACGCTGCATGGATTGCGGCATCCCCTTCTGCCAATCCGAGCCCGGCTGCCCCATCGACAACCTCATCCCCGAGTGGAACGACCTGGTCTATCACGGCCAGTGGCGCGAAGCATACGAACGCCTCGCCAAGACCAACAACTTCCCCGAGTTCACCGGCCGCATCTGCCCCGCGCCCTGCGAAGACGCTTGCGTGCTCGGCATCACCGAACCGCCGGTCACGATCAAGAGCATCGAGTGCACCATCATCGACAAGGCCTTCGAAGAAGGCTGGGTCACGCCCACACCGCCGGAATCGCGCACGGGTAAAACCGTCGCCGTCGTCGGCTCCGGGCCCGCAGGCCTCGCCGCCGCCGACCAGCTCAACAAGGCCGGCCACACCGTCACCGTCTTCGAACGCGACGACCGCATCGGCGGCCTGCTCATGTATGGCGTGCCCAACATGAAGCTCGACAAAACCATCGTCCAACGACGCGTCAACCTCCTCGAAGCAGAGGGCGTCATCTTCAAACCCAACAGCAACGTCGGCGAAGACATCCCCGCGCAACAACTCATCGATGAGTTCGACGCCGTGCTGCTCGCCTGCGGCGCGCTCAAGCCGCGCGACCTCGAACTGCCCGGCCGCGAGCTCGAAGGCGTGCAGTTCGCCATGCCCTACCTCACCGCCGCGACGAAAAGCCTGCTCAACTCCAACTTCGCCGACGGCCAGTACACCAACGCCGAGGGCAAAGACGTCATCGTCATCGGCGGCGGCGACACAGGCACGGACTGCATCGGCACCGCCCTCCGCCACAATTGCAACAGCCTGCTGAACATCACCCGCCGTGAACGCGAGCCCGACGAACGCGACGACAAACACCCCTGGCCCGGCCCGACCGGAACCTTCTTCATCGACTACGGCCACGCCGAGGCCGCCGCCCGCTTCGAACGCGACCCCCGCGAATATGGCATCCTCCCCAAAGCCTTCGTCGATGACGGCAACGGCAAGGTCAAAGCCATGCGCGTTTCAACATTGAAGTGGTCGACCGACCCGAAGACCGGCCGCAAGGTCAGCGAAGAAGTCGAAGATTCCGAACGCGACCTGCCCGCGCAACTCGTCCTGCTCGCCATCGGCTTCACCGGCCACGACACGCCCAAACTCGTCCAGCAGTTCGGCGTCACCGAAACGAAGTGGAGCACGGTCGACGCGCCTTACGCCAACTATCGCACAAACGTCGACAAGGTCTTCGCTGCCGGCGACATGCGCCGCGGCGCAAGCCTCATCGTCTGGGCCATCGCCGAAGGCCGCGGCGCCGCGCGAGCGATCGACCAACAACTCATGGGCCACAGCGATCTCCCCGCCCCCGACATGGCAGACGACCAGTTGCTCTCCAGCGCAGGGTGA